From the Martelella mediterranea DSM 17316 genome, one window contains:
- a CDS encoding site-specific integrase: MATIRKLRGRWQAQVRRRGLKPRCKSFDSKSDAEKWARDLEAQVDRFGAAPDTRRLEVTTLGDLLERYQREVSPTKRGAVQEIQRIDVLRRHDLAYRTLIGLSQQDIASFRDERLASVAPSTVVRELAIVSHVIEVAIRDWGYPLSRNVVKLVRRPVIRNERSRRLKRDEEQRLLAGCDAGQIPFFKTLIIVAIETGMRRGELLGLQWDDISHNRRVITLHMTKNGSGREVPLSQRAFDALMTWKAECPVDQSTVFPTTPGALEQAWRRLLKRVGIEGLRFHDLRHEGVSRLFERGLNMIEVSSISGHKELRMLKRYTHLSADDLVGRLG; the protein is encoded by the coding sequence ATGGCAACGATACGCAAGCTCAGAGGGCGCTGGCAGGCACAGGTGCGCCGTCGCGGGTTGAAGCCGCGCTGCAAGTCCTTCGATAGCAAGTCGGATGCCGAGAAATGGGCGCGTGATCTCGAAGCCCAAGTCGACAGGTTCGGTGCCGCGCCGGATACGCGCCGTCTTGAAGTAACCACGCTCGGCGATCTGCTTGAACGCTATCAGCGTGAAGTGTCGCCGACCAAGCGCGGTGCCGTGCAAGAAATCCAGCGCATTGATGTGCTGCGCCGCCATGACCTCGCCTACCGGACACTCATCGGCTTGTCGCAGCAGGATATCGCCTCATTCCGCGATGAGCGACTTGCGAGCGTCGCGCCATCTACCGTCGTGCGGGAGCTGGCGATCGTCAGCCATGTTATTGAGGTCGCCATCCGAGATTGGGGCTACCCGCTGAGCCGCAACGTGGTGAAGTTGGTGCGTCGTCCGGTGATCCGCAACGAGCGGAGCCGGCGGCTGAAGCGGGATGAAGAGCAGCGACTGCTGGCTGGCTGCGATGCCGGTCAGATCCCATTCTTCAAGACGCTGATCATTGTCGCCATCGAGACCGGGATGCGCCGTGGCGAACTGCTGGGGCTTCAGTGGGACGACATTTCGCATAATCGCCGGGTGATCACGCTGCACATGACCAAGAACGGCTCCGGACGCGAGGTGCCTCTGTCGCAACGCGCCTTCGACGCGCTCATGACCTGGAAGGCGGAATGTCCCGTAGATCAATCTACCGTGTTTCCCACAACGCCCGGTGCATTGGAACAGGCATGGCGTCGGCTTCTGAAGCGTGTCGGTATCGAAGGGTTGCGGTTTCACGATCTCCGCCATGAGGGCGTCAGCCGGTTGTTCGAACGCGGCTTGAACATGATCGAGGTGTCGAGCATCTCCGGTCACAAGGAACTTCGCATGCTGAAGCGCTACACCCATCTGAGCGCCGACGACCTGGTCGGACGTCTGGGGTGA
- a CDS encoding recombinase family protein: MSDFGYARVSTTEQNLDLQQTALTTAGCRTVFTDQGVSGADFARPGLTKLLKKLRPGDRLTVWRLDRLGRSLFELIRLVRELDEHGVEFRSLSESIDTSTSGGRLLFHLLASMAEFERSLVSERTKAGMDAARARGSRIGRRPALSTEQLREARAAVAANRTIAEVAGEYQVHPRTLSRLLRQETSTVHKK, translated from the coding sequence ATGAGCGATTTCGGATATGCACGGGTCAGCACGACAGAGCAGAATCTCGATCTGCAGCAGACGGCGCTGACAACGGCCGGATGCCGGACGGTGTTCACCGACCAGGGCGTTTCCGGTGCTGATTTCGCTCGACCGGGACTGACCAAGCTGCTGAAGAAGCTGCGACCCGGCGACCGCCTGACCGTGTGGCGGTTGGATCGCCTCGGGCGCTCGCTGTTCGAACTGATCCGGCTTGTGCGCGAACTGGATGAGCACGGCGTCGAATTTCGATCCCTTAGCGAGAGCATCGATACCAGCACGTCCGGCGGACGACTGCTCTTTCACCTGCTTGCCTCTATGGCTGAGTTCGAGCGGTCACTGGTGAGCGAGCGCACGAAGGCAGGGATGGACGCCGCCCGCGCCAGAGGAAGCCGCATCGGCAGAAGGCCCGCGCTGAGCACTGAACAGCTGAGAGAGGCCCGAGCAGCAGTTGCGGCCAACCGAACCATCGCCGAGGTGGCGGGTGAATACCAGGTCCACCCTCGCACTCTCTCTCGATTACTGAGACAAGAAACTTCGACCGTCCACAAAAAGTAA
- a CDS encoding DEAD/DEAH box helicase family protein → MSNFAFLSAEFPEIADSARRAERYAAGDPRTAAFHARRTVELAVQWAYKHDPGLTFPYDDRISALIHEPSFKARAGEAVFTKAKLIIRIGNRAVHETREISAREAGDAVRELFHLTFWLARTYAKAPPDDGLAFDAAALSGDEKLLKRAFAELTRMKAEMEARHAAFAELMRDKSRLDDELKAARAERDRIRRENEARPDHHDYSEAETRDLYIDLLLKEAGWALDKPRDREFPVTGMPNNEGNGFVDYVLWDDDGKPLALIEAKRTKRDPRAGQQQARLYADCLEKATGQRPVIFYTNGYEHWIWDDSAHPPRRVSGFFKKDELQLLIQRRTTKRPLSGQKINTAIVERPYQRKAISKVVEAFEAENQRKALLVMATGTGKTRTVIALIDALMKAGWVKRTLFLADRVALVNQAVRAFKAHLPDAAPVNLVTEKNTEGRVFLSTYPTMMNLIDERKGGAARFSPGHFDLIVIDEAHRSVYQRYRAIFDYFDSYLMGLTATPTEEIDHNTYGLFDLEDGVPTDAYPLDKAVADEWLVPPRAVSVPLRFVREGIRYDDLSEAEKDQWDMLDWDEEGGDPPDSVDAAAVNKWLFNADTVDKVLAHVMREGLKVAGGDRLGKTIIFAKNQAHAEFIEERFNKAYPHLAGHFARIITFKTEYAQSLIDDFSKKDSDPHVAISVDMLDTGIDVPEVVNLVLFKLIRSKTKFWQIIGRGTRLCPNLFAPGEDKEFFRVFDYCQNLEFFSQNPSPDDGRNARSLSERLFAARFDLIRALDEKEQLQNHDAPTGMAEQGDAYDAGDEALNESVVRHRSLKSLKDYVAAMNLDNFIVRAERRLVEKYQKPEAWDDLTDDVRAELLDHIAPLPNEQRSEGEEAKRFDLLMFNLEIALLKGTRRFDKLKRQLIEIASALDEQTAIPAIAARHALLLDILSDQWWEGVTVPLLELVRLRLRDIVQHIERGKKPIIYSDFIDEIGDGTELDLPEVGEVDFARFKKKARHFLREHADHIVIGKLRRGKPLTDSDVAVLQDMLRDAGIGENEHFEKAREVSHGFAAFIRSLVGLDRHSVMEAFGVFLNDRTATARQLEFLEMIIDHLTEKGVMDPDLLYESPFTDVSPLGPQEVFDLERTKRIIDVINDFNESAAL, encoded by the coding sequence ATGTCCAATTTCGCCTTTCTTTCCGCCGAGTTTCCGGAAATCGCCGACAGCGCCAGAAGGGCGGAGCGTTATGCTGCGGGTGATCCGCGCACGGCGGCGTTTCATGCCAGGCGCACGGTCGAGCTTGCGGTGCAATGGGCCTACAAACACGATCCGGGGCTGACTTTTCCCTATGATGACCGGATTTCGGCGCTGATCCATGAGCCGAGCTTCAAGGCGCGCGCCGGCGAGGCGGTGTTTACCAAGGCCAAATTGATCATCCGCATCGGCAATCGCGCCGTGCATGAGACGCGCGAAATTTCGGCCCGCGAGGCGGGCGACGCGGTGCGCGAACTGTTTCACCTCACCTTCTGGCTTGCCCGCACCTATGCCAAGGCTCCGCCGGATGATGGGCTTGCCTTCGATGCTGCCGCCCTTTCCGGTGACGAAAAACTGCTGAAACGCGCCTTTGCCGAACTGACGCGGATGAAGGCGGAGATGGAGGCCCGCCACGCTGCCTTTGCCGAGCTGATGCGCGACAAGAGCCGGCTCGACGATGAACTGAAGGCCGCGCGCGCCGAGCGTGACCGCATCCGCCGCGAAAACGAGGCCCGTCCCGACCATCATGATTATTCCGAGGCCGAAACCCGCGATCTCTATATCGATCTCCTGCTGAAGGAAGCCGGCTGGGCGCTCGACAAACCCCGCGACCGCGAATTTCCGGTGACGGGCATGCCCAACAATGAGGGCAATGGGTTCGTCGACTATGTGCTCTGGGATGATGACGGTAAACCACTGGCGCTGATCGAGGCGAAACGCACCAAGCGCGATCCGCGCGCCGGCCAGCAGCAGGCCAGGCTTTACGCCGATTGCCTGGAAAAGGCGACAGGGCAGCGGCCGGTGATCTTTTATACCAATGGTTATGAACATTGGATCTGGGATGACAGCGCCCATCCGCCCCGCCGCGTGTCCGGCTTTTTCAAGAAAGACGAGTTGCAGCTTCTGATCCAGCGCCGGACGACGAAGCGACCGCTTTCCGGCCAGAAGATCAACACCGCGATTGTCGAGCGTCCCTATCAGCGCAAGGCGATTTCCAAGGTGGTGGAGGCTTTCGAGGCCGAGAACCAGCGCAAGGCGCTTCTGGTGATGGCGACCGGCACCGGCAAGACGCGCACGGTGATCGCGCTCATCGACGCGCTGATGAAAGCCGGCTGGGTGAAGCGCACGCTGTTTCTCGCTGACCGGGTGGCTCTGGTCAATCAGGCAGTTCGCGCCTTCAAGGCGCATCTGCCGGATGCGGCACCTGTCAATCTGGTGACCGAGAAGAACACCGAGGGCCGCGTGTTTCTCTCGACCTATCCGACGATGATGAACCTGATAGACGAGCGCAAGGGCGGCGCTGCCCGGTTCTCGCCCGGCCATTTCGATCTCATCGTCATCGACGAGGCGCACCGCTCGGTCTATCAGCGCTATCGGGCGATCTTCGACTATTTCGACAGTTATCTGATGGGTCTGACGGCGACGCCGACGGAGGAGATCGACCACAATACCTACGGTCTGTTCGACCTCGAAGACGGCGTGCCGACCGATGCCTACCCGCTGGACAAGGCGGTGGCGGACGAATGGCTGGTGCCGCCGCGTGCCGTCTCCGTTCCCCTGCGTTTCGTGCGGGAGGGCATCCGCTATGACGATCTCTCGGAGGCGGAAAAAGACCAGTGGGACATGCTGGATTGGGACGAAGAGGGCGGCGATCCGCCCGACAGCGTCGATGCGGCGGCGGTCAACAAATGGCTGTTCAACGCCGATACGGTCGACAAGGTTCTCGCCCATGTCATGCGCGAGGGGCTGAAGGTTGCGGGCGGCGACCGGCTGGGCAAGACCATCATTTTTGCCAAGAACCAGGCCCATGCCGAATTCATCGAGGAGCGCTTCAACAAAGCCTATCCGCACCTTGCCGGCCATTTCGCCCGGATCATCACCTTCAAGACCGAATACGCTCAAAGCCTGATCGATGACTTTTCGAAAAAGGACAGCGATCCGCATGTCGCAATTTCCGTCGACATGCTCGACACCGGCATCGATGTGCCGGAGGTCGTCAATCTGGTGCTGTTCAAGCTCATTCGCTCCAAGACCAAGTTCTGGCAGATTATCGGCCGTGGCACGCGGCTTTGCCCGAACCTATTCGCGCCCGGCGAGGACAAGGAGTTCTTCCGCGTCTTCGACTACTGCCAGAACCTCGAATTCTTCAGCCAGAACCCCTCGCCTGATGACGGGCGCAACGCCAGGTCACTCAGCGAACGGCTGTTTGCCGCCCGCTTTGACCTGATCCGGGCGCTGGACGAGAAGGAACAGCTACAGAACCACGATGCTCCCACGGGTATGGCGGAACAGGGCGATGCCTATGACGCCGGCGACGAGGCACTCAACGAGAGCGTGGTGCGTCACCGATCGCTGAAATCCCTGAAAGACTATGTCGCCGCGATGAACCTAGACAATTTTATCGTTCGCGCTGAACGGCGACTGGTGGAGAAATATCAAAAACCCGAAGCCTGGGACGACCTAACGGATGATGTCCGGGCCGAGCTTCTCGACCATATCGCGCCGCTGCCGAACGAGCAGCGGTCAGAGGGCGAAGAGGCCAAGCGCTTCGATCTCCTGATGTTCAATCTCGAAATCGCGCTTTTGAAGGGCACGCGGCGGTTCGACAAGCTGAAGCGCCAGCTCATCGAAATCGCTTCGGCGCTGGATGAACAGACGGCAATTCCCGCTATCGCCGCCCGGCATGCGCTGCTCCTCGATATCCTCTCCGATCAATGGTGGGAAGGTGTCACCGTGCCGCTTCTGGAGCTGGTGCGGCTGCGATTGCGCGATATCGTCCAGCATATAGAACGCGGCAAGAAGCCGATCATCTACAGCGATTTTATCGATGAGATCGGCGACGGCACCGAGCTTGATCTGCCGGAGGTCGGCGAAGTCGATTTTGCACGGTTCAAGAAGAAGGCGCGGCATTTCCTGCGTGAACATGCCGACCATATCGTGATCGGCAAGCTTAGGCGCGGCAAGCCGCTGACCGATAGCGATGTCGCGGTGCTGCAGGACATGCTGCGGGACGCCGGCATCGGCGAGAATGAGCATTTTGAGAAGGCGCGCGAGGTATCCCATGGCTTCGCGGCCTTCATTCGTTCGCTTGTCGGTCTTGATCGTCACTCGGTCATGGAGGCGTTCGGTGTTTTCCTCAATGACAGGACGGCGACAGCGAGGCAGCTCGAATTCCTTGAGATGATTATCGACCACCTGACCGAAAAAGGCGTGATGGATCCGGACCTTCTCTATGAAAGCCCCTTCACCGATGTCTCTCCACTTGGCCCGCAGGAGGTCTTCGATCTGGAACGGACGAAAAGGATCATCGACGTCATCAACGATTTCAATGAAAGCGCCGCCCTTTAG
- a CDS encoding restriction endonuclease subunit S, whose amino-acid sequence MTWPVVPLEEVATIERSGIDPKSLESETPYVGLENIKTGGELTEVTNVKNGDLKSTKFIFGSNHILYGKLRPYLAKIALPSFSGICSTDILPILPGSHIDRGFLCHYLRQPSLVDFATSRAEGVNLPRLSPKTLAKFKIPLPPLEEQKRIAAILDKADQLRQKRRQAIALLDSLTQSIFVEMFGEETQTRKLAEVASIRSGSTPSRSDVENFGGSIPWVKTTEVKGKVIHFTDETVTQKGATAARLKTFQPGTILMAMYGQGTTRGNVAILGIPATINQACAAIEPEGLDETFLFHQLKLKYNEIRSMGRGGNQPNLNLEIVGSIDIKVPDSARQQDFKQAIERINHWTDQLILSSEVYESLFASLQFRAFAGEL is encoded by the coding sequence GTGACTTGGCCAGTAGTGCCCCTTGAAGAAGTTGCCACCATCGAAAGGAGCGGCATCGATCCTAAGTCGTTGGAGAGCGAAACGCCCTATGTAGGCCTTGAAAACATCAAAACGGGAGGTGAACTCACAGAAGTAACAAATGTTAAAAATGGCGACCTGAAGAGCACAAAATTCATTTTTGGTTCAAACCATATCTTGTATGGCAAACTAAGGCCTTATCTAGCGAAAATCGCGCTGCCGAGTTTCAGTGGTATCTGTAGCACGGACATTCTACCAATTCTGCCTGGATCACATATCGACCGAGGCTTTCTATGTCACTATCTTCGCCAACCGTCACTGGTTGATTTCGCGACCTCTCGTGCGGAGGGCGTCAACTTGCCTCGACTGAGCCCCAAAACACTCGCAAAGTTCAAAATCCCCCTACCGCCCCTAGAGGAGCAAAAGCGGATTGCGGCGATTTTGGACAAGGCCGATCAGTTACGCCAGAAGCGCCGTCAGGCCATCGCCCTTCTCGACAGCCTCACCCAGTCGATTTTTGTGGAGATGTTTGGGGAGGAAACTCAAACACGAAAGCTCGCAGAAGTAGCTTCTATCAGAAGTGGCTCTACACCAAGTCGGTCGGATGTTGAGAATTTTGGTGGTTCGATTCCTTGGGTCAAAACAACAGAAGTCAAAGGGAAAGTCATACATTTTACCGATGAAACCGTAACGCAAAAGGGCGCTACCGCCGCACGGCTTAAAACCTTTCAACCGGGCACCATTCTTATGGCGATGTATGGCCAGGGCACCACTCGTGGCAATGTAGCGATTCTAGGTATTCCCGCGACTATCAACCAAGCCTGCGCAGCGATCGAACCTGAAGGGCTGGATGAAACATTTCTCTTTCATCAACTCAAGTTAAAATACAACGAAATCAGGTCAATGGGACGTGGTGGAAATCAGCCGAACCTAAACCTTGAGATCGTCGGCAGTATTGATATCAAAGTTCCGGACAGTGCCCGTCAACAAGATTTCAAACAAGCAATCGAACGAATAAATCACTGGACTGACCAGTTGATATTGTCTTCCGAGGTTTATGAATCCCTCTTCGCCTCCCTCCAGTTCCGCGCCTTTGCCGGCGAACTCTGA